A single genomic interval of Bradyrhizobium sp. AZCC 1693 harbors:
- a CDS encoding GntR family transcriptional regulator yields MKGPLKHRTLSAAIVDQLRQSILDGTYPAGSQLRQDALGDAYGVSRIPVREALFQLEAEGLVRIVPQKGAIVSELSLDEINDVFDLRGIMEPRLLAQSAPHFTEQDFAGLDDIQKRFEKAIKAGNVSEWGQLNADFHMALYVHARRPRTKAIVIALLQTSDRYTRLQLSNTKAMGTAEKEHAHLIALCRAKQIDEACRFLEQHIEAVRTDLLQVVGGGSMVPRSGRSGE; encoded by the coding sequence ATGAAGGGCCCTCTGAAGCACCGGACGCTGTCGGCTGCGATCGTCGATCAGCTCCGGCAGTCGATTCTCGACGGGACTTATCCTGCCGGCTCGCAGCTTCGGCAGGACGCGCTGGGCGATGCCTATGGCGTGAGCCGCATTCCCGTGCGCGAAGCGCTGTTTCAGCTCGAGGCCGAAGGGCTGGTGCGTATCGTCCCGCAAAAGGGTGCAATCGTCTCGGAGTTGTCGCTGGACGAAATCAACGACGTGTTCGATCTGCGCGGGATCATGGAGCCGCGGCTTTTGGCGCAGTCGGCGCCGCACTTTACGGAACAAGACTTTGCCGGGCTGGACGACATCCAGAAGCGTTTCGAGAAGGCGATCAAGGCGGGCAACGTTAGTGAGTGGGGCCAGCTCAATGCCGATTTTCATATGGCGCTGTACGTTCACGCACGGCGGCCGCGCACCAAGGCGATCGTCATCGCGTTGCTGCAGACCAGCGACCGCTACACGCGCCTGCAGCTCTCCAATACCAAGGCGATGGGGACGGCCGAAAAAGAACACGCCCATCTGATCGCGCTATGCCGGGCCAAGCAGATCGATGAGGCTTGCCGGTTTCTGGAGCAGCATATCGAGGCGGTGCGGACCGACCTGCTGCAGGTCGTGGGTGGCGGATCGATGGTGC
- a CDS encoding TRAP transporter small permease, which produces MIEQTIADAPALSARRIVVNASSLLLAFERIALMGLMYLLTALILVNVVTRYSHFPIYWIDESAVYCVVWLTFIGASAMTRLRLDFAVTMMTERLSARNQKIAKVIATGMVVVFGVALIATCFLWMDPIGLARAGFDARKLAAETFNFLYTERTQTLNWPTWAVYLTLPIFAVSMTVHGLANLLEDLELVPRTPPKGFQLSELDGVN; this is translated from the coding sequence ATGATCGAGCAGACGATTGCGGATGCGCCGGCGCTCAGCGCCCGGCGGATCGTTGTCAATGCTTCTAGCCTCCTGCTCGCTTTTGAGCGCATCGCCTTGATGGGCTTGATGTATCTGCTGACGGCCTTGATCCTGGTGAACGTCGTCACCCGCTATTCGCACTTCCCGATCTACTGGATCGACGAATCGGCCGTTTATTGCGTGGTCTGGCTGACCTTCATCGGCGCCTCCGCCATGACGCGGCTGCGGCTCGATTTCGCGGTCACCATGATGACCGAGCGCCTCTCGGCGCGGAATCAGAAGATCGCGAAGGTGATCGCGACGGGCATGGTCGTGGTGTTCGGCGTAGCCCTGATCGCCACCTGCTTCCTCTGGATGGATCCGATCGGTCTCGCCCGCGCCGGCTTCGATGCGCGCAAGCTCGCCGCCGAGACCTTCAACTTTCTCTACACCGAGCGCACGCAGACGCTGAACTGGCCGACCTGGGCCGTCTACCTGACGCTGCCGATCTTCGCGGTGTCGATGACCGTTCACGGGCTGGCTAACCTGCTGGAGGATCTCGAACTGGTCCCGCGAACCCCGCCGAAGGGCTTTCAGCTCTCCGAACTCGACGGGGTCAACTGA
- a CDS encoding TRAP transporter large permease: MLTSAAFIAIMLVGVPIGLCLCLAGFVYIIASGNPVLFQSYPLQLFGGVDSYGLIAIPLFILIGEIMNGGGITRRIVDMAMAFVGSLKGGLAYVNILANMFISSILGSATAQVAIMAQIMVPEMEKKGYDKTFAAGLTAYGGMLGPIIPPSVMFVVYSVLAQVSVSDMLIAGIVPGVILTAMFCVVIALMGYVYNYPKADYQTPRQRVATILRTSPTLLIPIVIVGSILGGLANATESAAVGAVAAALVGKYWTKEFKFSQLPQMMLRAGIYSAIVLFLVAAAAVFSWVLIFGKVPQETAGWIQSVAKDPVSFMLICNVILLVIGTVIDGIPGLIMTVPILLPVATDIYHIDPRQFGVVVVINLVLGLLSPPVGLCFFVAAAVTGAKPGKMFMVTLPFFVISCVLLVLLSLYPSLSLVLIK, encoded by the coding sequence ATGCTCACCTCGGCCGCCTTTATCGCGATCATGCTGGTCGGGGTGCCGATCGGGTTGTGTCTTTGCCTTGCCGGCTTCGTCTACATCATCGCATCGGGCAATCCGGTGCTGTTCCAGTCCTACCCGCTGCAGCTGTTCGGCGGCGTCGACAGCTACGGCCTGATCGCCATACCGCTGTTCATCCTGATCGGCGAGATCATGAATGGCGGCGGCATTACGCGGCGCATCGTCGACATGGCGATGGCGTTTGTCGGCTCGCTGAAGGGCGGGCTGGCCTACGTCAATATCCTCGCCAACATGTTCATCTCCTCCATCCTCGGCTCGGCAACCGCGCAAGTCGCGATCATGGCGCAGATCATGGTGCCGGAGATGGAAAAGAAGGGCTACGACAAGACTTTCGCCGCCGGCCTCACCGCCTATGGCGGCATGCTCGGGCCGATCATTCCGCCATCGGTGATGTTCGTCGTCTACAGCGTGCTGGCGCAGGTGTCGGTCAGCGACATGCTGATTGCCGGCATCGTGCCGGGCGTGATTCTGACCGCGATGTTCTGCGTGGTCATCGCGCTGATGGGATACGTCTACAACTATCCCAAGGCCGACTATCAGACGCCGCGGCAGCGGGTGGCGACGATCCTGCGGACGTCGCCGACCCTGCTGATCCCGATCGTGATCGTCGGCAGCATCCTGGGCGGCCTCGCCAACGCGACGGAGTCAGCCGCCGTCGGCGCGGTGGCGGCGGCGCTGGTCGGAAAATACTGGACCAAGGAGTTCAAGTTCTCGCAATTGCCGCAGATGATGCTGCGCGCCGGAATCTACTCGGCCATCGTGCTGTTCCTGGTTGCCGCGGCAGCCGTGTTCTCCTGGGTGCTGATCTTCGGCAAGGTGCCGCAGGAGACGGCTGGCTGGATCCAGTCGGTCGCCAAGGATCCGGTCAGCTTCATGCTGATCTGCAACGTGATCCTGCTGGTGATCGGCACGGTCATCGACGGCATTCCCGGCCTGATCATGACGGTGCCGATTCTGCTGCCGGTCGCGACCGACATCTATCACATCGATCCGCGCCAGTTCGGCGTCGTCGTGGTGATCAATCTGGTGCTTGGATTGCTGTCACCTCCGGTCGGTCTCTGCTTCTTCGTCGCCGCGGCTGTCACCGGGGCCAAGCCCGGAAAGATGTTCATGGTGACGCTGCCGTTCTTCGTCATCAGCTGCGTCCTGCTGGTGCTGCTCTCGCTCTATCCGTCCCTCTCCCTCGTCCTCATCAAGTAG
- a CDS encoding TRAP transporter substrate-binding protein, which translates to MSLSRRRFLAASAAVPLFAPSLALAQAKEFRLGLITPNGHSWNKAALKLGDDLKAATNGRLTMTVFHSGQLGNEPAMMQQLQSGALDMGFIQAAELGSRVPHIAAINAPYIVRSTPSVAKFVRHPAAIKLFDVLPQETGTIGLGWGITGMRAVFSSKDLTSLADIKGMKLRINPTPVYRDFYSSLGAAPTPIPTPQVFDAMANGQVDGLEADLEFSWNQRFDKVSKVILQMNAVFMPMAAVVSGRVWQSLPAADRELIAKTVKSTLDAQIDELAGNEPKLVENFKNAPIPIRQVDAKDTEAVIAEFDKLWLPKAPVLAELRKVGATL; encoded by the coding sequence ATGTCCCTATCGCGTCGCCGCTTCCTTGCCGCCAGCGCAGCCGTGCCGCTGTTCGCGCCGTCGCTGGCGCTTGCCCAGGCCAAGGAATTTCGCCTTGGTCTGATCACGCCCAATGGCCATTCCTGGAACAAGGCGGCGCTGAAACTCGGCGACGATCTCAAGGCGGCCACCAACGGCCGCCTGACCATGACGGTGTTTCACTCCGGCCAGCTCGGCAATGAACCTGCGATGATGCAGCAATTGCAGTCCGGCGCGCTCGACATGGGCTTCATCCAGGCCGCCGAGCTTGGTTCGCGCGTGCCGCATATCGCCGCGATCAATGCGCCCTACATCGTACGCTCGACGCCGTCGGTCGCGAAATTCGTCCGCCATCCCGCAGCCATCAAGCTGTTCGACGTGCTGCCGCAGGAAACCGGAACGATCGGATTGGGCTGGGGCATCACCGGCATGCGCGCGGTCTTCTCGTCGAAAGACCTGACGAGCCTTGCCGACATCAAGGGCATGAAGCTGCGCATCAACCCGACGCCGGTCTATCGCGATTTTTATTCGTCGCTCGGCGCGGCGCCGACGCCGATCCCGACGCCCCAGGTGTTCGACGCCATGGCGAACGGCCAGGTCGATGGCCTCGAGGCGGATCTGGAATTTTCCTGGAACCAGCGCTTCGACAAGGTTTCAAAAGTCATCCTGCAGATGAATGCTGTCTTCATGCCGATGGCAGCCGTCGTCTCCGGCCGCGTCTGGCAGTCGTTGCCGGCGGCCGACCGGGAGCTGATCGCCAAGACCGTCAAGTCGACGCTCGACGCACAGATCGACGAACTGGCCGGCAACGAACCCAAGCTGGTCGAGAACTTCAAGAACGCGCCGATCCCGATCCGCCAGGTCGACGCCAAGGATACCGAGGCGGTCATCGCCGAGTTCGACAAGCTCTGGCTGCCCAAGGCACCCGTACTCGCCGAGCTGCGCAAGGTCGGCGCGACGCTCTGA
- a CDS encoding dihydrodipicolinate synthase family protein — MSPRISWEGVFPAVTTQFNDDLSLNIDATARVMDGLIRDGVSGLIVCGSVGENTSLERKEKIAIMETAKSVSAGRVPVLCGIAEFTTAFAVETAKEAARVGIDGVMVMPALVYSSKPHETAAHFRSVASATDLPVMLYNNPPIYKNDVTPDILATLADVETVVCFKDSSGDTRRFIDTRNMVGDRFVLFAGLDDVIVESVAMGAVGWVSGMSNAFPREGETLFRLAKAGRYAEAMPLYEWFMPLLHLDARPDLVQCIKLCEHIMGRGTALTRPPRLALLPNEKAEVEAMMAKALKNRPLLPNVGLKAA, encoded by the coding sequence ATGAGCCCACGCATTTCCTGGGAAGGCGTCTTCCCGGCCGTTACCACGCAATTCAATGACGATCTGTCGCTCAATATCGACGCAACGGCGAGGGTCATGGACGGCCTGATCCGCGACGGCGTTTCAGGACTGATCGTCTGCGGCTCCGTCGGCGAGAACACCTCGCTGGAGCGCAAGGAAAAGATCGCCATCATGGAGACGGCCAAGTCGGTCTCGGCCGGCCGGGTGCCCGTGCTATGCGGCATCGCCGAGTTCACCACCGCCTTCGCCGTCGAGACCGCCAAGGAAGCCGCCCGCGTCGGCATCGACGGCGTGATGGTGATGCCCGCACTGGTCTATTCGTCCAAGCCGCACGAAACCGCCGCGCACTTCCGCTCGGTTGCCAGCGCGACTGATTTGCCCGTGATGCTTTACAACAATCCGCCGATCTACAAGAATGACGTGACGCCGGACATTCTCGCGACGCTTGCCGACGTCGAAACCGTCGTCTGCTTCAAGGATTCCTCCGGCGACACGCGGCGCTTCATCGACACCCGCAACATGGTCGGCGATCGCTTCGTCCTGTTCGCCGGCCTCGACGACGTCATTGTCGAGAGCGTCGCCATGGGCGCCGTCGGCTGGGTGTCCGGCATGTCGAATGCCTTCCCGCGCGAGGGGGAGACCCTCTTCCGTCTCGCCAAGGCGGGACGCTATGCCGAAGCCATGCCGCTGTACGAATGGTTCATGCCGCTCTTGCACCTCGATGCCCGTCCGGATCTCGTCCAGTGCATCAAGCTTTGCGAGCACATCATGGGCCGCGGCACCGCCCTGACCCGTCCGCCGCGCCTTGCGCTGCTGCCAAACGAGAAGGCAGAGGTGGAAGCCATGATGGCCAAGGCGCTGAAGAACCGGCCGCTGCTGCCGAACGTTGGCCTCAAGGCCGCGTAA
- a CDS encoding hydroxymethylglutaryl-CoA lyase codes for MSDRVHIVEVGPRDGLQNEKTPISVADRIAFIEALIAAGLRTVEVGAFVSPKAIPQMVGSAEVLRGVSHQANCELPVLVPNEKGYEASQAAGAKLIAVFAAASESFSRANINCSIAESIERFKPVLARARADGVRVRGYISTVLGCPYEGEIKPQAVVDVAKVLWDLGCYEISLGDTIGVGTPLKARQLLRAVAGHVPMANLAMHFHDTYGQALANLYAGMEEGCRVIDSAAGGLGGCPYAPGATGNVATEDVVYMLEGLGVATGVDMAKLVAATNVVSGLIGRPPVSRVAAALNAKMRAAK; via the coding sequence ATGAGCGATCGCGTCCATATCGTTGAAGTCGGCCCGCGCGACGGGCTGCAGAACGAGAAGACGCCGATCAGCGTCGCCGACCGGATCGCGTTCATCGAGGCGTTGATCGCTGCGGGCCTCCGCACCGTCGAGGTCGGCGCGTTCGTGTCACCCAAAGCGATCCCGCAAATGGTCGGATCGGCCGAGGTGCTGCGCGGCGTCAGCCACCAGGCGAATTGCGAATTGCCGGTGCTGGTGCCGAACGAGAAAGGCTACGAGGCCTCACAGGCCGCTGGCGCCAAACTGATCGCGGTATTTGCCGCGGCGTCGGAAAGTTTTTCGCGCGCCAATATCAATTGCTCGATCGCGGAATCGATCGAGCGGTTCAAGCCGGTGCTGGCCCGCGCCAGGGCCGACGGCGTCAGGGTGCGCGGCTATATTTCCACCGTGCTCGGCTGCCCCTATGAGGGCGAGATCAAGCCGCAGGCGGTGGTCGATGTCGCCAAGGTGCTGTGGGACCTCGGCTGCTACGAAATCTCGCTCGGCGACACCATCGGCGTCGGCACGCCGTTGAAGGCGCGGCAGCTTTTGCGCGCAGTGGCAGGCCACGTGCCAATGGCCAATCTGGCGATGCACTTCCACGACACCTACGGCCAGGCACTCGCCAATCTCTATGCCGGGATGGAGGAGGGTTGCCGCGTGATCGATTCAGCCGCCGGCGGCCTCGGCGGCTGCCCCTACGCCCCCGGCGCGACGGGGAACGTCGCAACCGAGGATGTAGTCTACATGCTCGAAGGCTTGGGCGTCGCGACCGGCGTCGATATGGCAAAACTGGTCGCGGCCACCAATGTCGTGAGCGGCCTGATCGGCCGGCCGCCGGTCAGCCGCGTGGCGGCAGCGTTGAACGCGAAGATGCGGGCCGCGAAGTAG
- a CDS encoding acetyl/propionyl/methylcrotonyl-CoA carboxylase subunit alpha gives MDRSKLYRRFRTLLIANRGEIACRVIRSARAMGLRTVAVYSESDRDAMHVAMADEAVLLGPARARDSYLNIERVIEAARQTGAEAVHPGYGFLSENAEFAQACLDAGLVFVGPTAAMMTAMGSKSGSKALMEKAGVPLVPGYHGEAQDEATLAKAADKIGFPVLVKASAGGGGRGMRVVNSAGEIAAAIVSAKREAKAAFGDDRMLIEKFVQNPRHIEVQIIGDSHGNLLSLWERECTLQRRHQKVIEEAPSPTLDAAQREAVCAAARKAAGAVNYVGAGTIEFVSDGKEVFFIEMNTRLQVEHPVTELITGVDLVEWQLRVAFGEKLPLKQDEIRLNGHAIEARVYAENPQKNFMPSVGRIKTWRTPDAVDGLRIDAGYREGDAVSPYYDAMLAKVIAWAPTRQAAIERLNRGLEETDVRGIVTNIPFLSALVTHPQVRANTIDTGFIERELKKLTEASHALGDLELCAAVAAIVNDEQKSARKEAHSPWQTFGWMPVGQRQRVFSFRQGLGAETKVTLRYGNGASTISIGKHRFVFTTSPADGGGFDLTIDGMKSRVTAVIEGHELYLRTRHGRFDLHWVDPFGGETEEQVGEDKIVAPLPGTVVALLAQEGATLEKGAAILTLEVMKMEQTLRAPFAGVLKKIKCKVGDIVGEGVELAEVEPAAVS, from the coding sequence ATGGACCGCTCGAAACTTTACCGGCGTTTTCGCACCCTTCTGATCGCCAACCGCGGCGAGATCGCCTGCCGCGTGATCCGCTCGGCCCGCGCCATGGGCTTGCGCACCGTTGCCGTCTATTCGGAATCCGACCGTGACGCCATGCACGTCGCCATGGCCGATGAGGCCGTATTGCTCGGGCCGGCGCGGGCGCGCGATAGCTATCTCAATATCGAACGCGTGATCGAAGCCGCGCGCCAGACCGGCGCCGAGGCGGTGCATCCCGGCTACGGCTTTCTGTCTGAGAACGCCGAGTTTGCACAGGCGTGTCTCGACGCCGGCCTGGTATTCGTCGGACCGACCGCCGCGATGATGACCGCGATGGGCTCGAAATCGGGCTCGAAAGCGCTGATGGAAAAGGCCGGCGTGCCGCTGGTGCCGGGCTATCACGGCGAGGCGCAGGACGAGGCAACGCTTGCGAAGGCCGCCGACAAGATCGGCTTTCCCGTGCTGGTGAAGGCTTCCGCCGGCGGCGGCGGGCGCGGCATGCGCGTGGTCAATTCGGCCGGAGAGATTGCCGCGGCGATCGTCAGCGCCAAGCGCGAGGCCAAGGCGGCATTCGGCGACGACCGGATGCTGATCGAAAAATTCGTGCAAAACCCGCGGCATATCGAAGTGCAGATCATCGGCGACAGCCATGGCAATCTGCTCTCGCTCTGGGAGCGCGAATGCACGCTGCAGCGGCGGCACCAGAAGGTGATCGAGGAAGCGCCGTCGCCGACGCTTGATGCCGCGCAGCGCGAAGCGGTCTGCGCCGCCGCGCGCAAGGCGGCTGGTGCCGTCAACTATGTCGGCGCCGGCACCATCGAGTTCGTTTCCGACGGCAAGGAGGTGTTCTTCATCGAAATGAACACCCGCCTGCAGGTCGAGCATCCCGTGACCGAGCTGATTACCGGCGTCGACCTCGTTGAATGGCAGTTGCGGGTGGCGTTCGGCGAGAAGCTGCCGCTTAAGCAGGACGAGATCAGGCTGAACGGCCACGCCATCGAGGCGCGCGTTTACGCCGAAAATCCGCAGAAGAATTTCATGCCTTCGGTGGGCCGGATCAAGACCTGGCGCACACCGGACGCCGTCGACGGCCTGCGGATCGATGCCGGCTACCGCGAGGGCGATGCGGTGTCGCCCTATTACGACGCCATGCTGGCAAAAGTGATCGCCTGGGCGCCGACCCGTCAGGCCGCGATCGAGCGGCTCAACCGCGGGCTGGAAGAGACTGACGTCCGCGGCATCGTCACCAACATCCCGTTCCTGTCGGCGCTGGTGACGCACCCGCAGGTGCGCGCCAACACCATCGATACCGGCTTCATCGAGCGCGAATTGAAGAAGCTGACGGAAGCGTCCCACGCGTTGGGCGATCTCGAGCTCTGCGCCGCGGTGGCCGCCATCGTGAACGACGAACAGAAGTCGGCGCGCAAGGAAGCGCATTCTCCGTGGCAGACTTTTGGCTGGATGCCGGTGGGCCAGCGCCAGCGGGTATTTTCGTTCCGCCAGGGGCTGGGCGCCGAAACCAAGGTGACGCTGCGATATGGCAATGGAGCGTCGACGATATCGATCGGCAAGCACCGGTTCGTTTTCACGACCTCGCCTGCGGATGGCGGCGGTTTCGACCTGACAATCGACGGCATGAAATCGCGCGTCACTGCCGTGATCGAGGGCCATGAGCTTTATTTGCGCACCCGCCATGGCCGCTTCGACCTGCACTGGGTTGATCCGTTCGGCGGCGAGACCGAGGAGCAGGTCGGCGAAGACAAGATTGTGGCGCCGCTACCCGGCACCGTGGTGGCGCTGCTGGCCCAGGAGGGCGCAACGCTGGAAAAGGGGGCGGCGATCCTGACGCTGGAAGTCATGAAGATGGAGCAGACCTTGCGCGCGCCCTTCGCGGGTGTGTTGAAGAAGATCAAGTGCAAGGTCGGCGATATCGTTGGCGAAGGTGTCGAACTCGCCGAAGTTGAGCCTGCGGCGGTGTCATGA
- a CDS encoding carboxyl transferase domain-containing protein, with amino-acid sequence MPLHSTIDPTSSEFARNADVMRGLVAELRENLKVVSGGGGEASRKRHTARGKMLARERVDLLVDPGTAFLELSPLAANGLYGGDVHSASVITGVGRISGRECVIVANDATIKGGTYYPMTVKKHLRAQDIARQNNLPCVYMVDSGGAFLPMQEEIFPDERHFGRIFYNQAQMSSMGIPQIAIVMGSCTAGGAYVPAMSDESIIVRNQGTIFLGGPPLVKAATGEVVSAEELGGADVHSRHSGVTDHYAQNDAHAIGIARRIVATLKQPTRAALNTREPREPLFPAEEIYGVVSADGRKPFDVHDIIARIVDGSEFDEFKKLYGTTLICGFAHIWGYPVGIIANNGILFSESSLKGAHFIELCCQRNIPLVFLQNITGFMVGKKYEAGGIARDGAKLVTAVATAGVPKFTVVIGGSYGAGNYGMCGRSYSPRFLWLWPNARISVMGGEQASMVLSQVRRDNIEAKGETWSAEEEEKFRAPIRAQYEHQGNPYYATARLWDDGVIDPADTRLVLGLGLSAAANAPIEPTKFGLFRM; translated from the coding sequence ATGCCGCTTCATTCCACCATCGATCCAACGTCGTCCGAGTTTGCCCGCAACGCCGACGTGATGCGCGGCCTGGTGGCTGAACTGCGCGAGAACCTCAAGGTCGTGTCCGGCGGGGGCGGCGAGGCTTCCCGCAAGCGGCATACGGCGCGCGGCAAGATGCTGGCGCGCGAGCGGGTCGATCTGCTGGTCGATCCCGGCACCGCCTTTCTCGAACTGTCGCCGCTCGCCGCCAACGGCCTCTATGGCGGCGACGTCCATTCCGCCAGTGTCATCACCGGGGTGGGGCGCATATCGGGGCGCGAATGCGTCATCGTCGCCAATGACGCCACCATCAAGGGCGGCACCTATTATCCGATGACCGTGAAGAAGCATCTGCGGGCGCAGGACATTGCGCGGCAGAACAATCTGCCCTGCGTCTACATGGTCGATTCCGGCGGCGCGTTCCTGCCGATGCAGGAGGAGATCTTTCCGGACGAGCGGCATTTCGGCCGCATCTTTTATAACCAGGCACAGATGTCCTCCATGGGCATTCCACAGATCGCGATCGTGATGGGCTCCTGCACCGCCGGTGGCGCTTATGTGCCGGCGATGTCGGACGAGAGCATCATCGTGCGCAACCAGGGCACCATCTTCCTCGGCGGGCCGCCGCTGGTGAAGGCCGCGACGGGCGAGGTGGTTTCCGCCGAAGAACTCGGCGGCGCGGACGTGCATTCCCGGCATTCCGGCGTCACCGATCACTATGCGCAGAACGACGCGCACGCGATCGGGATCGCCCGGCGCATCGTCGCCACGCTGAAACAGCCGACGCGGGCTGCGCTGAACACGCGCGAGCCGCGGGAGCCGCTATTTCCGGCCGAGGAAATCTACGGCGTGGTCTCCGCCGACGGCCGCAAGCCGTTCGACGTCCATGATATCATTGCGCGGATCGTCGACGGCTCGGAGTTTGACGAGTTCAAGAAGCTCTACGGCACTACGCTGATCTGCGGCTTCGCCCATATCTGGGGCTACCCTGTCGGCATCATCGCCAACAACGGCATCCTGTTCAGCGAGAGTTCCTTGAAGGGCGCGCATTTCATCGAACTGTGCTGCCAGCGCAATATTCCGCTGGTGTTTTTGCAGAACATCACCGGCTTCATGGTCGGCAAGAAATACGAGGCCGGCGGCATCGCGCGCGACGGCGCCAAGCTGGTGACGGCGGTGGCGACCGCCGGCGTGCCGAAATTCACCGTCGTGATCGGCGGCTCCTATGGCGCCGGCAATTACGGCATGTGCGGGCGCTCCTATAGTCCGCGCTTTCTCTGGTTGTGGCCAAATGCCCGCATCTCGGTGATGGGAGGCGAGCAGGCTTCGATGGTGCTCAGCCAGGTCCGCCGCGACAATATCGAAGCCAAGGGCGAGACCTGGTCGGCGGAAGAGGAAGAAAAATTCCGTGCGCCGATCCGTGCGCAATATGAACATCAGGGCAATCCCTACTACGCCACCGCGCGGCTGTGGGACGACGGCGTGATCGATCCCGCCGACACGCGGCTGGTGCTCGGTCTTGGATTGTCAGCAGCAGCGAATGCGCCGATCGAACCGACGAAATTCGGCCTGTTCAGGATGTGA
- a CDS encoding isovaleryl-CoA dehydrogenase, with translation MASNRALLLNFDLGETADAIRETVHAFSQNEIAPRAAEIDRSNQFPRDLWPRIGALGLHGITVEEEYGGSGLGYLEHCIALEEMSRASAAVGLSYGAHSNLCVNQIRRNGNEAQKRKYLPKLISGEHVGSLAMSEPGAGSDVVSMKTRADKKGDRFVLNGNKMWITNGPEADTLVVYAKTDANAGPRGMTAFIIEKGMKGFSTAQKLDKLGMRGSDTCELVFEDCEVPEENVLSEVGRGVNVLMSGLDYERAVLAAGPIGIMQACMDVVLPYVHERKQFGEPIGSFQLVQGKIADMYTTMNASRAYVYAVAKACDRGETTREDAAGAILYAAEKATQCALDAIQLLGGNGYINDYPTGRLLRDAKLYEIGAGTSEIRRMLIGRELFEKTA, from the coding sequence ATGGCCTCAAACAGGGCGTTGCTTCTGAACTTCGATCTCGGCGAGACCGCGGATGCGATCCGCGAGACGGTACATGCGTTTTCGCAGAACGAAATCGCGCCGCGCGCCGCCGAAATCGACCGCAGCAACCAGTTCCCCAGGGATCTCTGGCCCAGGATCGGCGCGCTCGGCCTGCACGGCATCACCGTCGAGGAGGAATATGGCGGGTCTGGCCTCGGCTATCTCGAGCACTGCATCGCACTGGAAGAAATGTCGCGGGCCTCGGCCGCGGTCGGCCTGTCCTACGGCGCGCATTCCAACCTCTGCGTCAACCAGATCCGCCGCAACGGCAACGAGGCGCAGAAGCGGAAATACCTGCCAAAGCTGATCTCCGGCGAGCATGTCGGTTCGCTGGCGATGTCCGAACCCGGCGCTGGAAGCGACGTGGTCTCGATGAAGACCCGCGCCGACAAGAAGGGCGACCGCTTCGTGCTCAACGGCAACAAGATGTGGATCACCAACGGCCCGGAGGCCGATACGCTGGTGGTCTATGCCAAAACCGACGCCAACGCCGGCCCGCGCGGCATGACCGCCTTCATCATCGAAAAGGGCATGAAAGGATTTTCCACCGCGCAGAAGCTCGACAAGCTCGGCATGCGCGGCTCCGACACCTGCGAACTGGTGTTCGAGGATTGCGAGGTGCCCGAGGAGAACGTGCTGAGCGAGGTCGGCCGCGGCGTCAATGTGCTGATGAGCGGCCTCGATTATGAGCGCGCGGTGCTGGCGGCGGGCCCGATCGGCATCATGCAGGCCTGCATGGACGTGGTGCTGCCCTACGTGCACGAGCGCAAGCAGTTCGGCGAGCCGATCGGCAGCTTCCAACTGGTGCAGGGCAAGATCGCCGACATGTACACCACGATGAACGCCTCGCGCGCCTATGTGTACGCGGTGGCAAAGGCTTGCGACCGCGGCGAGACCACGCGCGAGGACGCTGCCGGCGCCATTCTCTATGCGGCGGAAAAGGCCACCCAATGCGCGCTCGACGCCATCCAGCTTTTGGGCGGCAACGGCTATATCAACGACTATCCGACCGGGCGGCTGCTGCGCGACGCCAAACTTTACGAGATCGGCGCCGGCACCAGCGAAATCCGCCGCATGCTGATCGGGCGGGAACTGTTTGAAAAGACCGCCTGA